CACGAAGGAACCACTCGCCGGCATTCAAGGCAAAGGTAGCCCTGGATGCCCTGAAGGGAGAAGAGACGATCGTTGAACTGTCCCAGCGGTACCAGGTCCACCCGAACCTCATAACGGAGTGGAAGAAACAGCTCCTGGAACACGCCGCCGACGTCTTCTCGAAGGACAGGGGAACGGACCAGGGTCCCGATATCAAGGAACTCCACGCCAAGATCGGCCGGCTTGCCATGGAGAACGATTTTTTATCAGGCGCGCTCGGGCGCATAGCCGGGCCGGGCGCAAAGAAATGATCGACAGAAAGGACCCTCTGCCCGTGACGGCACAGTGCAGGATACTCGATCTCTCCCGTTCAGGCGTCTACTATACGCCTGCCCCTCTCTCCGTGAGGGACAGGGAACTCATGCGCGCAATAGACGAGATCCACCTCGATATGCCCCACCTCGGCTCCCGGGGCATGAGGAACGAACTGGGAAGCAGGGGTTACAAGGCGGGAAGGATCCACGTCAGGACCCTCATGCGGAAGATGGGGGAGCCAGGGGGACGTTGCCAAGAAACCAAGAAAGCAGATTTCCCCAATACCCTTCCCGTCATTTCAAGTGGCTATGCGCGGGTGGTTTCGTCCTCGACGCGGGGCTTTTGGGGTAGTAATGGACCTCAATTTTCATCAGAAGAAGTAATATACACAGGAAACAGGCCGGAGATGTCAGCACGGGGCGAAAGCCCCTGGGCCAATCGTCAACAACAGAGGTGCTCATGCCACGACACGCCCGCCTTAATGCGGCAGGTGTGCTCCACCATGTGATCGTTCTCGCATTGTTCGGTCATAGCGAGGAAGAGGCCCTCCATGTTAATCTAGGAACGGGAAAACGGTTCACGGGGCGAAAAGTACCTCTTTCTTGACTGCAAATTGCCTTGATCTCCAGGTACAAGTAATGATCTACTGTGCGCACGCCATGCCAGGCATAACGCATCTGTGACCTGTACAGAAATCGTCCTGGCTGAGCCAAATGTTACGAATCAAGAAGGGCCATGAAAAAGCTAGTCGTAGTAGGTGCCGGGGGCTACACTCTGGAACCTGAAAGTCAAATGATAGACGAGTTTTTCTTGAAGAAGGTCGGAAAGAGCAATCCGAAGATATGTCTGCTGCCTACAGCTTGTGGCGACAGGCAGGATACTATTGAAAGATTTCATTCCTTTTATCAGAGTCAGGGCGCCGTTACGAGCCATGTTTCCGTGTTTGTAGCGGAAACAAAAGATGTTGAGCTGCATCTGCTCCAACAAGACGGCATATACATCACCGGGGGAAACACAAAGAGCATGTTGGCCTTATGGAGAGAATGGGGAATCGACCGTGCTATCCGGAAGGCCTACCAAGCCGGTATTGCCATTTGCGGTATTAGTGCCGGTGCAATGTGCTTCTTCGAAGAAGGTCTTTCAGACTCCTTTGCGGATCGGTACGTCCCACTGAAGTGTCTCGGCCTTATAGAGGGCAGCTTCTGTCCACATTATGTATTGGACAGCGAAGGGGCCCTGACGTTTCAAGGCCATATCCGAGCCAATAGAATGAAACCGGGCATCGGTATTGAAGACGGAGTCGCTCTTTCCTACCAGAACGGGAAGCTCTCGGAGATCGTGAAGTCCCGTCGACAAGCTCAGGCCTACAGGGTTGAGTCCAGCGGGGAACCCGGGTTGATCAAGACATGAATAGGGCACCAGAGGCCGGGAGCACGAGGGCAAGCACGTTCGTTAACAAGTAAATAACTCAATCTACCAATCCCTTTAGCGAGGAGCTATTCAGCCTCTGCCACGTCTGAACGAGCAATGGGGGAGCCAGGGGGACGAGAAACCAAGAAACCAGATTTCCCCAATACCCTTCCCGTCATTTCATGTGTCATGCGCGCCTGGTTTCGTCCTCGACACGGGGCTTTCAGGGTAGTAACGGACCTCACTTTTCATCGTGCCCTTGCATGATAAAACCGGGTGCGATAAGATGATTGATGTCTCCGGGAGAGTGATTTTGCCGGAGTGTTAAACAAGCAGAAACCGGGGAGGGAAATGAACAATATGGCCGGACAGAAACCAAAGACCGGAACACCGAAGTGCGGTATCTGCGGCAAACAGGGGAAACTGAGAAAGACAGAATGTTGCGGAAACTGGATCTGCGACGACGAGGCGGAATACATCCCTTTTTCCTATGAACGCAACAGCTGTTCGCGGAACCATCAACGCTACACACTCTGCGGCTTCCACTATGCGGAGGGACATCGTGGCCACTGGAAGGACTGTCCGGAGTGCCGGAAAGAGTTCGAGACGGAGATGTACGTCTGGTATGGTACCAATGAGTACAATTTTGAAAAACTCGATAACCCTCCTGCGTATAGACCGACGAAATGCGCAATCTGCGGAAGGGTCATCAGGCTTGGCACCGATAACTTCACCCAGTCAGGAGGTGATTACTGGTGTGAGCGCTGCGCGGACAAAAAACTGGCCAAAGAGTTTGCCGACCGCCAGGAGGCTTCGACAGAAGGGGCCGCGGTCACTCCGAAGAGGGTGAAGATAGGGCGTAACGACCCCTGTCCTTGTGGGAGCGGAAAGAAGTACAAGCGGTGCTGTTACGGGAAACAGACAGCTCCTGCATCGGAGGAAGTGCGTCCGGTTGGTGCTCTGGACGAATTGAGGCACGCCGTTCAGGACAGAGAGTTCGGCTCGCTCGAAGAGGCGCAGGTCTTCATCGAAGGG
This portion of the Syntrophorhabdaceae bacterium genome encodes:
- a CDS encoding transposase codes for the protein RRNHSPAFKAKVALDALKGEETIVELSQRYQVHPNLITEWKKQLLEHAADVFSKDRGTDQGPDIKELHAKIGRLAMENDFLSGALGRIAGPGAKK
- a CDS encoding Type 1 glutamine amidotransferase-like domain-containing protein — encoded protein: MKKLVVVGAGGYTLEPESQMIDEFFLKKVGKSNPKICLLPTACGDRQDTIERFHSFYQSQGAVTSHVSVFVAETKDVELHLLQQDGIYITGGNTKSMLALWREWGIDRAIRKAYQAGIAICGISAGAMCFFEEGLSDSFADRYVPLKCLGLIEGSFCPHYVLDSEGALTFQGHIRANRMKPGIGIEDGVALSYQNGKLSEIVKSRRQAQAYRVESSGEPGLIKT